ATTCTGTCTCatagaaaatatcaaatataaatTGGTTGTATgattcttttaaatattttcgtgcAAAACGACGTGTAGACAGTGATTTGTAGACGAAATATGTCAGTGCAAAACAAATATCTTCTACTAATAAAATTGTAAAGAGAGTAATGGATAAACGATATCACAAAGcaatttattgtattttggtcttttcactAGGCCTACTCCACTCTCTTAACTCTAGCAGCTCAATAACAAGGTTAAAATCCACTAATTTAATTCTTGAAACCTTTGTTACCACAAGGAATTGCAACTCACTCTGCAAGTACATGCACTCACAATAATTATACCGATGCTCTTTATGATAATACAACTGGATTCAAAagtttttttcctcaaagaatAAGCACAAGACATATAAACAAGTTTGAGGGCGTTTTGATCGCCCCAATCACCTTCGACTCTCACTTTGACATGTATCTATATAGCCCTCCAAACTTGCTCAACACATGGACACTTTAAATAGGTCAAAGAAGCCATTGCAGAGACTATTTTTAGATTAGGACTTTTACATAGAGCTAACTAATGAATCTTGCCCAAAATAAACCAAATTGCTTTTGCAAACTTGCCTAACACTTCTTCCACTTAGCCAAAACTGGCAAACTCCTTTTGATTTATCCAGAACGTTTCTTTGTGGATTTAAAGGCCCGAAGTTGGCTCCGAAGCaccattttgaaattaaattaaatcgaTCTAAAGTTGGATCTTCATTTCCAGGTATCTAGAGTATCATCCACTTCTTATGGAGCTTGAATTTCCTTTGCAACGCGATCCATCAAGACCTGACGATTTTACCAAATCCCAAACTATGCACTTTTTGCACTTAAGTCCTTCCAAGTGTATCGATTTAGTCATGTTATCCAAGTTGTTTTCCTTCTATTTGATCCATCCAAGCACTTCAGTGATTTCACAACTCTCGCTTGTTCACCAAAATCAAAAGGTCCTTTTGACTCTTTCTACTTAATAACTTGTTCTCCATTTGCCGAGTAAGAAATCTCTTCACTAGCATAGACGTCCTGTTATTAACGTCATTTGCATATGAACTTGTATAAGCAGAGTATATTTTATGTTGATACTTAAATATACATATCAGTTCACATAAAGTGTTTTCCCAATAAAGTGCATTCTCAATTTATAAGATTAAAAAAGATTGTTTGGAGCGTGCTATGGTTCACTAAACAATCACTACATTTGCCTTCCTAATTTTGGGTTAAGTTGCAGGAACACCCCTTTGGTGGAAAAACCTCGTTGGGGGCTTTTTGGCAGAACTTATTAACTATATATAATCTAATGAGTTATATTTcagataaaattgaaattatctCTAGGGCAGAATTAAGTCAAGCCTCTAGGAAATTGTATGCTCCttcaagagaaaaatgaattcccAGATCCTTTGTATTTGTCTCTTTATACTTGACCCCACCTTACTATATTCGGATTTTATTATGCCCGCCAGTTAGCGTAAAACATAGTTTTCACGGGCTGTCTTGAATGTAAAACGTGTGTATTTGGGGTCTATTTGGGAAAGCAGAATCGATCGTGttaaattaaacataaaaaattagtaGAAAAGATTCAGAGGTCTTAAGACTATATTCACCAAAAAAAGTTAGGCCACCCAAAGTACCAAAACTAGTAATGATGACTATTGATTATCGAATCTCTCTACCTTCATCTTTTAGCATAATTGACATCCATCAGCCAAATCCACCAACAACCAACTCCAGCAGGAGCCTAGGACCCATCTGGGCATGAGCCAATGTTGAACGCACAAATATTCATGTTATCAAGAACAGATCATTTTCAGACTGCCCATTTGCAAGTCCTACATAAAGATACTCctcaaataaaatgaatgagttgATGCCTTTCTGTAATCTGTTCAATGATACGAATGTCTTTGTTTAGGAAGTTTGGCCACCCAGAGGCAACCAATTCTACTTGCCTGTACTGATTCCTTTCCTGTATAAATCCCTCCAGACATCTTGTCCTTCCCCAAAAGCAATCGAGATCAAGTCCAGTAGAAACAAAAACGTTCTGTGGGCATTGTTTAGTTCACTTTTGCCGaatcaaattgcttcataatcGATATGGCTTCGAAGAGAATGCAGATGGGTCTCCTGGCAGCTGTTTTTGCGGCGTTGCTTGCTCATCCGTGCTCAGCACAGTCCACATCTGGTTGCACCACAACGCTGATAACATTGACCCCATGCTTGAGCTATGTCTCCGGGAATTCCTCTGCACCATCTTCCACTTGTTGCTCAACCCTCAACTCGGTCGTCCAGTCGCAGCCCCAGTGCCTCTGCTTGCTGCTCAATGGCGGCGTTTCGTCGCTTGGGTACAACATCAATCAGACCCTCGCTCTGGCTCTCCCCGGGGCTTGCAGCGTGAAGACCCCATCGGCCAGCCTCTGCAATGGTACGGTCTAAATCAGTCATTGTGCATGTGAATTGTGATTCGTTGTTTATTCTAATATGCGACACTTATGTAAGAATACCAATTGATGATTTGCTCGCTAAAAATGACCTTAAAATTTCAGCACCCTCTCCATCAATTTCTCCTACAAGTC
The sequence above is drawn from the Eucalyptus grandis isolate ANBG69807.140 chromosome 11, ASM1654582v1, whole genome shotgun sequence genome and encodes:
- the LOC104426650 gene encoding non-specific lipid transfer protein GPI-anchored 19 is translated as MASKRMQMGLLAAVFAALLAHPCSAQSTSGCTTTLITLTPCLSYVSGNSSAPSSTCCSTLNSVVQSQPQCLCLLLNGGVSSLGYNINQTLALALPGACSVKTPSASLCNAPSPSISPTSPPADSSDNTPLTPAASSTPNIPSGSKATPAATSASRSIKASFGSLAFALLLASFGSSLLKS